In a single window of the Anguilla rostrata isolate EN2019 chromosome 4, ASM1855537v3, whole genome shotgun sequence genome:
- the LOC135254200 gene encoding E3 ubiquitin-protein ligase TRIM16-like isoform X10 gives MAEGGGLLDQDQFSCPICLDVLKDPVAIPCGHSFCMGCIKDCWDQDDHTGVYSCPQCRETFTPRPVLRKNTMLAGVVEKLKKTGLQAAPPAHCYAGPGDVACDFCTERKLRAVKFCLVCLASYCETHLQPHYEFPALKKHTLVKATGNLQEKICSHHNKLLEVYCRTDQQCICYLCTMDEHSGHKTVSAAAERTEKQKQLGERQSKFQQRIQEREKELQDLRQAVQSLKRSAQTAVEDSERIFTELIRSIERRRSEVKELIRNQEKAEVSRAEGLLERLEQEIAELRRRDAELEQLSHIEDHIHFLQSCQSLCVPHGLGDFPSITVSPHDSFEAVRKSVSELNDRLEDVFKVELVKVSGRVGEVHILEPKTRENFLQHSCQLTLDPNTARTNLRLSEGNSEVTCVAEIQPYPDHPERFDYWLQVLCREGLSGRCYWEAELSGGGEVHIAVSYKEINRKGGSDDSVLGRNNKSWSLCRSGSSYRFFHNNVSTEIPVPPSSRIGVYLDHGAGTLSFYSVSDTMTLLHRVQTTFTQPLYPGFWVRNVGSSVKLCDLG, from the exons atggctgaaggtgGAGGTTTACTGGATCAGGACCAGTTCAGCTGCCCGATCTGTCTGGATGTATTGAAGGATCCAGTGGCTATTCCCTGTGGACACAGTTTCTGTATGGGCTGTATTAAGGACTGCTGGGATCAGGATGATCATACTGGTGTCTACAGCTGTCCCCAGTGCAGAGAGACCTTCACCCCAAGGCCTGTTTTAAGGAAAAACACCATGCTGGCTGGAGTGGtggagaagctgaagaagaCAGGACTccaagctgctcctcctgctcactgttACGCTGGACCTGGAGACGTGGCGTGTGATTTCTGCACTGAAAGAAAGCTCAGAGCTGTCAAGTTCTGTCTGGTGTGTCTGGCCTCTTACTGTGAAACTCACCTCCAGCCTCACTATGAATTTCCTGCGTTAAAGAAGCACACACTGGTCAAAGCCACTggaaacctgcaggagaagatctGCTCTCATCATAACAAACTGCTGGAGGTTTACTGTCGTACTGATCAGCAGTGTATCTGTTATCTGTGTACGATGGATGAACACAGTGGGCATAAAACagtctcagctgcagcagaaaggaCTGAGAAACAG AAGCAActgggggagagacagagtaaaTTCCAGCAGAgaatccaggagagagagaaagagctgcaggatctgagacaggctgtgcagtcactcaaG CGCTctgcacagacagcagtggAGGACAGCGAGAGGATCTTTACTGAGCTGATCCGCTCCATTGAGAGAAGGCGCTCTGAGGTGAAAGAGCTGATCAGAAATCAGGAGAAGGCTGAAGTGAGTCGGGCTGAAGGACTCCTGGAGCGACTGGAGCAGGAGATtgctgagctgaggaggagagatgctgagctggagcagctttCACACATAGAGGATCACATCCATTTCCTCCAG agctgtcagtctctctgtgtccctcatGGACTTGGAGACTTTCCCAGCATCACTGTCAGTCCACACGACTCTTTTGAGGCTGTGAGgaaatctgtctctgagctgAATGACCGACTGGAGGATGTTTTCAAGGTGGAGTTGGTCAAAGTATCTGGAAGAG TAGGGGAGGTCCATATTCTAGAGCCCAAGACCAGAGAGAACTTCTTACAAC ATtcctgtcagctcacactggaccCCAACACAGCACGCACAAACCTccgtctgtctgaggggaacagtgAGGTGACCTGTGTGGCAGAGATccagccatatcctgatcatccagagagatttgactACTGGCTCCAAGTACTGTGCAGAGAGGGTCTGTCTGgacgctgttactgggaggctgagttgagtgggggtggtgaggtTCATATAGCAGTGTCATATAAAGAGATCAACAGGAAAGGAGGCAGTGATGACTCTGTTCTGGGAAGGAATAACAAGTCCTGGAGTTTATGCCGCTCTGGCTCCAGTTACAGATTCTTTCACAATAATGTGAGCACTGAAATCCCtgttcccccctcctccagaatAGGAGTGTACCTGGATCACGGGGCAggaactctgtccttctacagcgtctctgacacaatgaccctcctgcacagagtccagaccacattcactcagCCCCTCTATCCTGGGTTTTGGGTTCGGAATGTTGGATCCTCTGTAAAACTGTGTGATCTGGGATGA
- the LOC135254200 gene encoding tripartite motif-containing protein 16-like isoform X6, producing MAEAGVLLDQDQFSCPICLDLLKDPVAIPCGHSFCMGCIKRYWDQDDHTGVYSCPQCRQTFAPRPVLGRNTMLAGVVEKLKKTGLQAAPPAHCYAGPGDVACDFCTGKKHKAVKSCLVCLASYCETHLQPHYESPAFKKHKLVKATGNLQEKICSHHDKLLEIYCRTDQQGICYLCTMDEHRGHDTVSAAAERTEKEKQLGATQSNFQQRIQEREKKLQDLRQAMQSLERSAQAAVEDSERIFTELIRSIERRRSEVRELIRDQKAEVSRAEGLLERLEQEITELRRRDAELEQLSHTEDHIHFLQSCQSLCVPHGLGDFPSITVSPHDSFEAVRKSVSELNDRLEDVFKVELVKVSGRGWWTNPTAKSGLSHCKPHTVGEVHILEPKTRENFLQHSCQLTLDPNTARTNLRLSEGNSEVTCVAEIQPYPDHPERFDYWLQVLCREGLSGRCYWEAELSGGGEVHIAVSYKEINRKGGSDDSVLGRNNKSWSLCRSGSSYRFFHNNVSTEIPVPPSSRIGVYLDHGAGTLSFYSVSDTMTLLHRVQTTFTQPLYPGFWVRNVGSSVKLCDLG from the exons ATGGCTGAAGCTGGAGTTTTGCTGGATCAGGACCAGTTCAGCTGCCCAATCTGTCTGGATCTACTGAAGGATCCGGTGGCTATTCCCTGTGGACACAGTTTCTGTATGGGCTGTATTAAGCGCTACTGGGATCAGGATGATCATACTGGTGTTTACAGCTGTCCCCAGTGCAGACAGACCTTTGCCCCAAGGCCTGTTCTGGGCAGAAACACCATGCTGGCTGGAGTGGTGGAGAAACTGAAGAAGACAGGACTccaagctgctcctcctgctcactgttACGCTGGACCAGGAGACGTGGCGTGTGATTTCTGCACTGGGAAAAAGCACAAAGCTGTCAAGTCCTGTCTGGTGTGTCTGGCCTCTTACTGTGAAACTCACCTCCAGCCTCACTATGAATCTCCGGCCTTTAAGAAGCACAAACTGGTCAAAGCCACCggaaacctgcaggagaagatctGCTCTCATCATGACAAACTGCTGGAGATTTACTGTCGTACTGATCAGCAGGGTATCTGTTATCTGTGTACGATGGATGAACACAGAGGCCATGATACAGTCTCAGCTGCGGCAGAAAGGACTGAGAAAGAG AAGCAGCTGGGGGCAACACAGAGTAACTTCCAGCAGAgaatccaggagagagagaagaagctGCAGGATCTGAGACAGGCTATGCAGTCACTCGAG CGCTCTGCGcaggcagcagtggaggacagTGAGAGGATCTTTACTGAGCTGATCCGCTCCATTGAGAGAAGGCGCTCTGAGGTGAGAGAGTTGATCAGAGATCAGAAGGCTGAAGTGAGTCGGGCTGAAGGACTCCTGGAGCGACTGGAGCAGGAGATTActgagctgaggaggagagatgctgagctggagcagctttcacacacagaggatcacaTCCATTTCCTCCAG agctgtcagtctctctgtgtccctcatGGACTTGGAGACTTTCCCAGCATCACTGTCAGTCCACACGACTCTTTTGAGGCTGTGAGgaaatctgtctctgagctgAATGACCGACTGGAGGATGTTTTCAAGGTGGAGTTGGTCAAAGTATCTGGAAGAGGTTGGTGGACAAACCCTACTGCCAAAAGTGGGCTTAGCCACTGCAAACCACACACTG TAGGGGAGGTCCATATTCTAGAGCCCAAGACCAGAGAGAACTTCTTACAAC ATtcctgtcagctcacactggaccCCAACACAGCACGCACAAACCTccgtctgtctgaggggaacagtgAGGTGACCTGTGTGGCAGAGATccagccatatcctgatcatccagagagatttgactACTGGCTCCAAGTACTGTGCAGAGAGGGTCTGTCTGgacgctgttactgggaggctgagttgagtgggggtggtgaggtTCATATAGCAGTGTCATATAAAGAGATCAACAGGAAAGGAGGCAGTGATGACTCTGTTCTGGGAAGGAATAACAAGTCCTGGAGTTTATGCCGCTCTGGCTCCAGTTACAGATTCTTTCACAATAATGTGAGCACTGAAATCCCtgttcccccctcctccagaatAGGAGTGTACCTGGATCACGGGGCAggaactctgtccttctacagcgtctctgacacaatgaccctcctgcacagagtccagaccacattcactcagCCCCTCTATCCTGGGTTTTGGGTTCGGAATGTTGGATCCTCTGTAAAACTGTGTGATCTGGGATGA
- the LOC135254200 gene encoding tripartite motif-containing protein 16-like isoform X5, translating to MAEAGVLLDQDQFSCPICLDLLKDPVAIPCGHSFCMGCIKRYWDQDDHTGVYSCPQCRQTFAPRPVLGRNTMLAGVVEKLKKTGLQAAPPAHCYAGPGDVACDFCTGKKHKAVKSCLVCLASYCETHLQPHYESPAFKKHKLVKATGNLQEKICSHHDKLLEIYCRTDQQGICYLCTMDEHRGHDTVSAAAERTEKEKQLGATQSNFQQRIQEREKKLQDLRQAMQSLERSAQTAVEDSERIFTELIRSIERRRSEVKELIRNQEKAEVSRAEGLLERLEQEIAELRRRDAELEQLSHIEDHIHFLQSCQSLCVPHGLGDFPSITVSPHDSFEAVRKSVSELNDRLEDVFKVELVKVSGRGWWTNPTAKSGLSHCKPHTVGEVHILEPKTRENFLQHSCQLTLDPNTARTNLRLSEGNSEVTCVAEIQPYPDHPERFDYWLQVLCREGLSGRCYWEAELSGGGEVHIAVSYKEINRKGGSDDSVLGRNNKSWSLCRSGSSYRFFHNNVSTEIPVPPSSRIGVYLDHGAGTLSFYSVSDTMTLLHRVQTTFTQPLYPGFWVRNVGSSVKLCDLG from the exons ATGGCTGAAGCTGGAGTTTTGCTGGATCAGGACCAGTTCAGCTGCCCAATCTGTCTGGATCTACTGAAGGATCCGGTGGCTATTCCCTGTGGACACAGTTTCTGTATGGGCTGTATTAAGCGCTACTGGGATCAGGATGATCATACTGGTGTTTACAGCTGTCCCCAGTGCAGACAGACCTTTGCCCCAAGGCCTGTTCTGGGCAGAAACACCATGCTGGCTGGAGTGGTGGAGAAACTGAAGAAGACAGGACTccaagctgctcctcctgctcactgttACGCTGGACCAGGAGACGTGGCGTGTGATTTCTGCACTGGGAAAAAGCACAAAGCTGTCAAGTCCTGTCTGGTGTGTCTGGCCTCTTACTGTGAAACTCACCTCCAGCCTCACTATGAATCTCCGGCCTTTAAGAAGCACAAACTGGTCAAAGCCACCggaaacctgcaggagaagatctGCTCTCATCATGACAAACTGCTGGAGATTTACTGTCGTACTGATCAGCAGGGTATCTGTTATCTGTGTACGATGGATGAACACAGAGGCCATGATACAGTCTCAGCTGCGGCAGAAAGGACTGAGAAAGAG AAGCAGCTGGGGGCAACACAGAGTAACTTCCAGCAGAgaatccaggagagagagaagaagctGCAGGATCTGAGACAGGCTATGCAGTCACTCGAG CGCTctgcacagacagcagtggAGGACAGCGAGAGGATCTTTACTGAGCTGATCCGCTCCATTGAGAGAAGGCGCTCTGAGGTGAAAGAGCTGATCAGAAATCAGGAGAAGGCTGAAGTGAGTCGGGCTGAAGGACTCCTGGAGCGACTGGAGCAGGAGATtgctgagctgaggaggagagatgctgagctggagcagctttCACACATAGAGGATCACATCCATTTCCTCCAG agctgtcagtctctctgtgtccctcatGGACTTGGAGACTTTCCCAGCATCACTGTCAGTCCACACGACTCTTTTGAGGCTGTGAGgaaatctgtctctgagctgAATGACCGACTGGAGGATGTTTTCAAGGTGGAGTTGGTCAAAGTATCTGGAAGAGGTTGGTGGACAAACCCTACTGCCAAAAGTGGGCTTAGCCACTGCAAACCACACACTG TAGGGGAGGTCCATATTCTAGAGCCCAAGACCAGAGAGAACTTCTTACAAC ATtcctgtcagctcacactggaccCCAACACAGCACGCACAAACCTccgtctgtctgaggggaacagtgAGGTGACCTGTGTGGCAGAGATccagccatatcctgatcatccagagagatttgactACTGGCTCCAAGTACTGTGCAGAGAGGGTCTGTCTGgacgctgttactgggaggctgagttgagtgggggtggtgaggtTCATATAGCAGTGTCATATAAAGAGATCAACAGGAAAGGAGGCAGTGATGACTCTGTTCTGGGAAGGAATAACAAGTCCTGGAGTTTATGCCGCTCTGGCTCCAGTTACAGATTCTTTCACAATAATGTGAGCACTGAAATCCCtgttcccccctcctccagaatAGGAGTGTACCTGGATCACGGGGCAggaactctgtccttctacagcgtctctgacacaatgaccctcctgcacagagtccagaccacattcactcagCCCCTCTATCCTGGGTTTTGGGTTCGGAATGTTGGATCCTCTGTAAAACTGTGTGATCTGGGATGA
- the LOC135254200 gene encoding E3 ubiquitin/ISG15 ligase TRIM25-like isoform X7, with amino-acid sequence MAEAGVLLDQDQFSCPICLDLLKDPVAIPCGHSFCMGCIKRYWDQDDHTGVYSCPQCRQTFAPRPVLGRNTMLAGVVEKLKKTGLQAAPPAHCYAGPGDVACDFCTGKKHKAVKSCLVCLASYCETHLQPHYESPAFKKHKLVKATGNLQEKICSHHDKLLEIYCRTDQQGICYLCTMDEHRGHDTVSAAAERTEKEKQLGATQSNFQQRIQEREKKLQDLRQAMQSLERSAQAAVEDSERIFTELIRSIERRRSEVRELIRDQKAEVSRAEGLLERLEQEITELRRRDAELEQLSHTEDHIHFLQTCQSLCVPPGPEDLPSITVSPHVSFEVVRKSVSELKEQLEDIFKMEFVKFSGRDWWTNPAPESVLTNCKQHTVEEAHIVESRTRDNFLEYSCHLTLDPNTVNQHLRLSEGNREVTRVEEIQSYPGHQERFEDLFQVLCREGLSGRCYWEAEWSGDHWVSIAVSYKEISRKGRDVDCALGGNEKSWSLNSCPSSYSFWHNNERTKIPVPPSSRIGVYLDHKAGTLSFYSVSDTMTLLHRVQTTFTQPLYPGFGVHFVRTSLKLCDLG; translated from the exons ATGGCTGAAGCTGGAGTTTTGCTGGATCAGGACCAGTTCAGCTGCCCAATCTGTCTGGATCTACTGAAGGATCCGGTGGCTATTCCCTGTGGACACAGTTTCTGTATGGGCTGTATTAAGCGCTACTGGGATCAGGATGATCATACTGGTGTTTACAGCTGTCCCCAGTGCAGACAGACCTTTGCCCCAAGGCCTGTTCTGGGCAGAAACACCATGCTGGCTGGAGTGGTGGAGAAACTGAAGAAGACAGGACTccaagctgctcctcctgctcactgttACGCTGGACCAGGAGACGTGGCGTGTGATTTCTGCACTGGGAAAAAGCACAAAGCTGTCAAGTCCTGTCTGGTGTGTCTGGCCTCTTACTGTGAAACTCACCTCCAGCCTCACTATGAATCTCCGGCCTTTAAGAAGCACAAACTGGTCAAAGCCACCggaaacctgcaggagaagatctGCTCTCATCATGACAAACTGCTGGAGATTTACTGTCGTACTGATCAGCAGGGTATCTGTTATCTGTGTACGATGGATGAACACAGAGGCCATGATACAGTCTCAGCTGCGGCAGAAAGGACTGAGAAAGAG AAGCAGCTGGGGGCAACACAGAGTAACTTCCAGCAGAgaatccaggagagagagaagaagctGCAGGATCTGAGACAGGCTATGCAGTCACTCGAG CGCTCTGCGcaggcagcagtggaggacagTGAGAGGATCTTTACTGAGCTGATCCGCTCCATTGAGAGAAGGCGCTCTGAGGTGAGAGAGTTGATCAGAGATCAGAAGGCTGAAGTGAGTCGGGCTGAAGGACTCCTGGAGCGACTGGAGCAGGAGATTActgagctgaggaggagagatgctgagctggagcagctttcacacacagaggatcacaTCCATTTCCTCCAG acCTGTCAATCTCTCTGTGTTCCTCCTGGACCTGAAGACTTACCCAGCATCACTGTCAGTCCACACGTCTCTTTTGAGGTTGTGAGGAAATCTGTCTCTGAACTGAAAGAGCAACTGGAGGACATTTTCAAGATGGAGTTCGTCAAATTTTCTGGAAGAGATTGGTGGACAAACCCAGCCCCAGAAAGTGTGCTTACTAACTGCAAACAACACACTG TGGAAGAAGCCCATATCGTAGAGTCCAGGACCAGAGATAACTTCTTAGAAT ATTCCTGTCATCTTACACTTGACCCCAACACAGTGAATCAACACCTccgtctgtctgaggggaacagagaggtgaCCCGTGTGGAAGAGATCCAGTCATATCCTGGTCATCAAGAGAGATTTGAGGACTTGTTccaagtgctgtgcagagagggtctgtctggacgctgttactgggaggctgagtggagTGGGGATCATTGGGTTTCTATAGCAGTCTCATATAAAGAGATCAGCAGGAAAGGGCGGGATGTTGACTGTGCCCTGGGAGGTAATGAGAAGTCCTGGAGTTTGAACAGCTGTCCCTCCAGTTATTCTTTCTGGCACAATAATGAGAGAACAAAAATCCCtgttcccccctcctccagaatAGGAGTGTACCTGGATCACAAGGCAGGAACTCTGTctttctacagcgtctctgacacaatgaccctcctgcacagagtccagaccacattcactcaACCCCTCTATCCTGGGTTTGGGGTTCACTTTGTTCGAACCTCCTTAAAACTGTGTGATCTGGGGTGA
- the LOC135254200 gene encoding tripartite motif-containing protein 16-like isoform X4: protein MAEGGGLLDQDQFSCPICLDVLKDPVAIPCGHSFCMGCIKDCWDQDDHTGVYSCPQCRETFTPRPVLRKNTMLAGVVEKLKKTGLQAAPPAHCYAGPGDVACDFCTERKLRAVKFCLVCLASYCETHLQPHYEFPALKKHTLVKATGNLQEKICSHHNKLLEVYCRTDQQCICYLCTMDEHSGHKTVSAAAERTEKQKQLGERQSKFQQRIQEREKELQDLRQAVQSLKRSAQTAVEDSERIFTELIRSIERRRSEVKELIRNQEKAEVSRAEGLLERLEQEIAELRRRDAELEQLSHIEDHIHFLQSCQSLCVPHGLGDFPSITVSPHDSFEAVRKSVSELNDRLEDVFKVELVKVSGRGWWTNPTAKSGLSHCKPHTVGEVHILEPKTRENFLQHSCQLTLDPNTARTNLRLSEGNSEVTCVAEIQPYPDHPERFDYWLQVLCREGLSGRCYWEAELSGGGEVHIAVSYKEINRKGGSDDSVLGRNNKSWSLCRSGSSYRFFHNNVSTEIPVPPSSRIGVYLDHGAGTLSFYSVSDTMTLLHRVQTTFTQPLYPGFWVRNVGSSVKLCDLG from the exons atggctgaaggtgGAGGTTTACTGGATCAGGACCAGTTCAGCTGCCCGATCTGTCTGGATGTATTGAAGGATCCAGTGGCTATTCCCTGTGGACACAGTTTCTGTATGGGCTGTATTAAGGACTGCTGGGATCAGGATGATCATACTGGTGTCTACAGCTGTCCCCAGTGCAGAGAGACCTTCACCCCAAGGCCTGTTTTAAGGAAAAACACCATGCTGGCTGGAGTGGtggagaagctgaagaagaCAGGACTccaagctgctcctcctgctcactgttACGCTGGACCTGGAGACGTGGCGTGTGATTTCTGCACTGAAAGAAAGCTCAGAGCTGTCAAGTTCTGTCTGGTGTGTCTGGCCTCTTACTGTGAAACTCACCTCCAGCCTCACTATGAATTTCCTGCGTTAAAGAAGCACACACTGGTCAAAGCCACTggaaacctgcaggagaagatctGCTCTCATCATAACAAACTGCTGGAGGTTTACTGTCGTACTGATCAGCAGTGTATCTGTTATCTGTGTACGATGGATGAACACAGTGGGCATAAAACagtctcagctgcagcagaaaggaCTGAGAAACAG AAGCAActgggggagagacagagtaaaTTCCAGCAGAgaatccaggagagagagaaagagctgcaggatctgagacaggctgtgcagtcactcaaG CGCTctgcacagacagcagtggAGGACAGCGAGAGGATCTTTACTGAGCTGATCCGCTCCATTGAGAGAAGGCGCTCTGAGGTGAAAGAGCTGATCAGAAATCAGGAGAAGGCTGAAGTGAGTCGGGCTGAAGGACTCCTGGAGCGACTGGAGCAGGAGATtgctgagctgaggaggagagatgctgagctggagcagctttCACACATAGAGGATCACATCCATTTCCTCCAG agctgtcagtctctctgtgtccctcatGGACTTGGAGACTTTCCCAGCATCACTGTCAGTCCACACGACTCTTTTGAGGCTGTGAGgaaatctgtctctgagctgAATGACCGACTGGAGGATGTTTTCAAGGTGGAGTTGGTCAAAGTATCTGGAAGAGGTTGGTGGACAAACCCTACTGCCAAAAGTGGGCTTAGCCACTGCAAACCACACACTG TAGGGGAGGTCCATATTCTAGAGCCCAAGACCAGAGAGAACTTCTTACAAC ATtcctgtcagctcacactggaccCCAACACAGCACGCACAAACCTccgtctgtctgaggggaacagtgAGGTGACCTGTGTGGCAGAGATccagccatatcctgatcatccagagagatttgactACTGGCTCCAAGTACTGTGCAGAGAGGGTCTGTCTGgacgctgttactgggaggctgagttgagtgggggtggtgaggtTCATATAGCAGTGTCATATAAAGAGATCAACAGGAAAGGAGGCAGTGATGACTCTGTTCTGGGAAGGAATAACAAGTCCTGGAGTTTATGCCGCTCTGGCTCCAGTTACAGATTCTTTCACAATAATGTGAGCACTGAAATCCCtgttcccccctcctccagaatAGGAGTGTACCTGGATCACGGGGCAggaactctgtccttctacagcgtctctgacacaatgaccctcctgcacagagtccagaccacattcactcagCCCCTCTATCCTGGGTTTTGGGTTCGGAATGTTGGATCCTCTGTAAAACTGTGTGATCTGGGATGA